AAGGGCTGTCGCCGCATCCGACCCTCGATCTGCCGACCTTCGGCAAGTGGGGTGCACGGCTCGAGACGATCGTGGGCCGCGGGACGCCTGTCGTGCTGGCCGGGGTGTCGACCGACTGCTGCGTGCTGTCGACGGCGCTCGCGGGCGCGGATGCCGGTGGCCGGCTGACGATCGCGACCGACGCGTGCGCCGGCTCGACCGCCGAGAACCACGCCGCCGCGCTGCACGTGCTCGGGCTGTATCCGCCCCAGATCACCCTCGCCACCACCGCCGACATCATCACCCCCGCCTGACCCGCTGTGCGGAGTGGGATGCTTCGACAGGCTCAGCAACCCACTCCACCGGCTGGGTCCCTGAGGCTCTCGAAGGGCCCCGGCAGCAAGTCGCATTTCACCATTGTGACGGTCGCCACGAAAGTGATATCGTCCGGAACATGAGCACGGAAGCGAACGAGCGCGCACTCGAGGACGGCATCGTCACGGATCTGAAGGATCGGATGACGTACGGCTCGTACCTCGATCTCGACAGGCTGCTCGGTGCACAGCATCCGGTCTCGCAGCCCGAGCACCACGACGAGATGCTGTTCATCATCCAGCACCAGACCACCGAGCTGTGGCTCAAGCTCGTGCTGCACGAACTGGGCACCGCGCGCGACCGTCTCGCCGAGGACGACCTGCGCGCCGCGCTCAAGCACATCGCGCGCGTCAAGCACATCCAGGAGGTGCTCACCCAGCAGTGGTCGGTGCTGGCGACCCTCACCCCCACGGAGTACGCGGAGTTCCGCGGCGACCTGGGCAGTTCCTCCGGCTTCCAGTCGGCGCAGTACCGCTGCGTCGAGTTCGCGCTCGGCAACAAGAACGAGCGGATGCTGAGTGTGTTCCGCGACCATCCGGAGAACCTCGCTCTGCTCACCGCCGAGTGGGAGCGGCCGACGCTGTACGACGAGTTCCTGCGCTACGTCGCCCGCCGCGGGCTCGACGTGCCGCGCGACATCCTCGAGCGCGACGTGCGCCAGCCGTACCGCGAGCACCCAGGACTGGTCGATGCGATCCGCGAGATCTACGAGCACCCGCACGAGTACTGGGATCTGTACGAGGCCTGCGAGGAGCTCGTCGACGTGGAGGACAACTTCCAGTTCTGGCGCTTCCGGCACCTGCGTACTGTGACGCGCACCATCGGTTGGAAGACCGGCACCGGCGGTTCGAGCGGCGTGGACTTCCTGCGTCGCGCGCTGGATCTCACCTTCTTCCCGGAGCTGTACAGCGTCCGCACCGAAATCGGCCGATGACGGGGATCGGCCGATGACGAGGGTGCGTTTCTTCGACGGCGAGGCGGTGCGCGAGGGTGCGCTCGTGGTCGCCGACGGCACCGTGCGCCTGCTCGACCGGCCCGCAACGTCGGATACTCCCCTGCTCGACGGGCTGGTCACCGGCCGCTTCACCGATCACCATGTGCACCTTCAGCTGGTCGATCACACCCTGCTTCCGGCATCCCGGCTGGGCCGGGTGATCGATCTAGGGGCGACCCTCGAGTGGATCCGCGCCGCGCCCTCGCGGATGGAAACCGCCGGTGACACGGCATCCGCACCTACCGAATCCATCCGCGCCGCGCCCCCGCGGATGGAGAACGCCGGTGAAACGGCATCCACACCCGCGGAATCCATCCGCGGACTGACCGGCACCGCACAGAGGATGCCGATCATCGAGTACGCGGGTCCGTTCCTCACCGCGCCGGGCGGCTATCCCGCCGATCGCGCGTGGGCGCCCGACGGGTCGGTGCGCGAGGTGGCCGACGAACGGGCGGCACGCGCCGTCGTCGCTGAACTCGCCGCCGCCGGCGTCTCGACGATCAAGATCGTGGCCAACTCCGACGCCGGGCCGGTGCTCTCCGACGAACTGGTGCGCTCGCTCGTGCGCCTGGCAGCCGAGCACGGCGTCGGGCTCGTGGGCCACGCGGAGGGCGCCGGTCAGGCCCAGCGTCTGGCACGGCTCGGCGTGCCCCGGCTAGCTCACGCTCCGTTCAGCGAGCGTCTCAGCAATGACGAGATCTCCGCGCAGGCGGCATCCGTCGAGTGGATCTCGACGCTCGCGATCCACGAGGGCGAGCAGCGCGCGATCGCCGTCGACAACGTCCGCCGCTTCGTGGCCGCCGGCGGCACGGTGCTCTACGGCACCGATATGGGGAACGGCGACACCCCCGTCGACCTGCGCGAGGACGAGATCGCCGCGCTGCGCGGGACCGGCTTCGACGGCATCCGGCTGCTGCATGCCCTCGCCCCGCTGTCACCGCTCGACGCCGACGCTCCCCTGCTGTTCCTGCCCGCCGGCGACCCTGCCCGCGCGCGGCCGCTCATCCCCGCCGATCTGGAGGCCTGACATGACCGAATCCCTCGAAGACGAGCACCGCCGCGTCGCCGGGATCAGCGCACCCGACCTGCTCAGCGAGGCACGACGACTGGACGCCGCCGACCCGCTCGCGCACCACCTGGCCGCCTTCGCAGATGCTCCCGGTGTCAGCGCCTACCTCGACGGCAACTCGCTCGGCCGCCCGCTGCGCGACCTGCCCGAGAAGGTCAGCGCGTTCATCCGAGACGACTGGGGCACCCGGTTGATCCGCTCGTGGGACGAGCGGTGGATGGCACTGCCGATGACCGTCGGCGACCGGATCGCCGAGGTGACACTGGGCGCCGCCGCCGGGCAGACCGTCGTCGCCGACTCCACCAGCGTGCTGCTGTACAAGCTCATGCGCGCGGCCGTCGCCGCCCGCCCCGGCCGCGACGAGATCGTCATCGAGGCCGGCAACTTCCCCACCGACCGCTTCATCGCGGCCGGCGTGGCGCAGGAGGCGGGTGCCACCCTGCGCTGGGTCGAGCCGGATGCCGTCATGGGCGTGACCGCCGAGGACATCGCCGCCGTGGTCTCGGAGCGCACCGCCCTGGTCGCGCTCAGCCATGTCGACTACCGCTCGGGGGCGCTTGCCGACATGCCCTCGATCACCCGCGCCGCCCACGATGCCGGCGCACTGATGCTGTGGGATCTGTGCCACTCGGCCGGTGCCGTGCCGATGAAGCTCGACGAGTGGGGCGTCGACCTCGCGGTCGGCTGCACCTACAAGTACCTGGGCGGCGGGCCCGGTTCGCCCGCCTTCGCCTACCTGCGCACCGAGCACCACGGCGTGATCACCCAGCCGATCCACGGCTGGTTCGGCGCGGCCGACATCTTCGCGATGGGGCCGGAGTACGCGCCGGCCGACGGCATCCGCCAGCTGCTCAGCGGCACGCCACCGGTGCTGTCGATGCTGCCGATGCAGGGGATGCTGGACCTGATCGCCGCCGAGGGGATCACGGCCGTGCGCGCCAAGTCGATCTCGCTGACCGACTTCGCGGTGCGCGCCTATGACGAACTGCTCGCCCCGCTGGGCGTGCGGCTGCTGAGCCCGCGCGAATCCTCGCGGCGCGGTGGTCACATCACGATCGGGCACGATTCGTTCCAGGAGGTCACGAAGCGGCTCTGGTCGGAGGGCGTCATCCCCGACTTCCGCTTCCCCGACGGCATCCGCCTGGGTCTCTCGCCGCTGAGCACCTCGCACGAGGAGACCCTGCGCGGCATCCTCGCCGTCCGCGACGCCCTCGCATGACCCCGTCCCCAACACCGCCGAAACCCCTCATGACTGCCCAGACCCCTCATGATTCGCGCAATTCACGAGGGGTTTCGGCGACCAGGAGGGGTTTCGGCGAAAGAGAAGAGGCGGCGGTGCTCGATGACATCGAGGCGCGGCCGGGGAGCACGACGTCGCTGCTGCGCACGGTGGTCGGGCTGTACCTTCGCCGGCTGGACGGCGAGATCTCGCCGGCCGCGCTGGTACGGCTCGCCGGCGACCTCGGCATCCCGGCCGACCGCGCACGCACCGCGATCACGCGACTCAAGCAGCGCGGCCTGCTGACCGCCGCC
This is a stretch of genomic DNA from Microbacterium sp. YJN-G. It encodes these proteins:
- a CDS encoding cysteine hydrolase family protein → MTGTDGWLVVIDPQNIFASPESPWGSPFFADAMRNIRLLAAAHADRVLVTRWMPTADRSTSWGDYFEAWPFADQPASDPLFELVPSAEGLSPHPTLDLPTFGKWGARLETIVGRGTPVVLAGVSTDCCVLSTALAGADAGGRLTIATDACAGSTAENHAAALHVLGLYPPQITLATTADIITPA
- a CDS encoding tryptophan 2,3-dioxygenase; translation: MSTEANERALEDGIVTDLKDRMTYGSYLDLDRLLGAQHPVSQPEHHDEMLFIIQHQTTELWLKLVLHELGTARDRLAEDDLRAALKHIARVKHIQEVLTQQWSVLATLTPTEYAEFRGDLGSSSGFQSAQYRCVEFALGNKNERMLSVFRDHPENLALLTAEWERPTLYDEFLRYVARRGLDVPRDILERDVRQPYREHPGLVDAIREIYEHPHEYWDLYEACEELVDVEDNFQFWRFRHLRTVTRTIGWKTGTGGSSGVDFLRRALDLTFFPELYSVRTEIGR
- a CDS encoding hydrolase, producing MTRVRFFDGEAVREGALVVADGTVRLLDRPATSDTPLLDGLVTGRFTDHHVHLQLVDHTLLPASRLGRVIDLGATLEWIRAAPSRMETAGDTASAPTESIRAAPPRMENAGETASTPAESIRGLTGTAQRMPIIEYAGPFLTAPGGYPADRAWAPDGSVREVADERAARAVVAELAAAGVSTIKIVANSDAGPVLSDELVRSLVRLAAEHGVGLVGHAEGAGQAQRLARLGVPRLAHAPFSERLSNDEISAQAASVEWISTLAIHEGEQRAIAVDNVRRFVAAGGTVLYGTDMGNGDTPVDLREDEIAALRGTGFDGIRLLHALAPLSPLDADAPLLFLPAGDPARARPLIPADLEA
- a CDS encoding kynureninase, producing MTESLEDEHRRVAGISAPDLLSEARRLDAADPLAHHLAAFADAPGVSAYLDGNSLGRPLRDLPEKVSAFIRDDWGTRLIRSWDERWMALPMTVGDRIAEVTLGAAAGQTVVADSTSVLLYKLMRAAVAARPGRDEIVIEAGNFPTDRFIAAGVAQEAGATLRWVEPDAVMGVTAEDIAAVVSERTALVALSHVDYRSGALADMPSITRAAHDAGALMLWDLCHSAGAVPMKLDEWGVDLAVGCTYKYLGGGPGSPAFAYLRTEHHGVITQPIHGWFGAADIFAMGPEYAPADGIRQLLSGTPPVLSMLPMQGMLDLIAAEGITAVRAKSISLTDFAVRAYDELLAPLGVRLLSPRESSRRGGHITIGHDSFQEVTKRLWSEGVIPDFRFPDGIRLGLSPLSTSHEETLRGILAVRDALA